In Rutidosis leptorrhynchoides isolate AG116_Rl617_1_P2 unplaced genomic scaffold, CSIRO_AGI_Rlap_v1 contig360, whole genome shotgun sequence, a single genomic region encodes these proteins:
- the LOC139883143 gene encoding uncharacterized protein — MAVLKQRGLMGSSSIWLMMMIGVLLQCNFFLLVSAILDPVDFLALQSIRKSLDDMPGSNFFSTWDFTSDPCNFDGVYCDGDKVIALNLGDPRAGSPGLSGRLDPAIGKLSALAELSIVPGRIVGGLPKTIANLKDLRFLAISRNFISGGIPASWGGLRNLKTLDLSYNQLTGSIPKSVGSLPELTNVILCHNKLSGTIPAFTSRSLIRFDLKNNALSGSLSPISLPPSVQYLSLSWNRLTGPVDRLLNRLNQLNYLDLSMNQFTGTIPGRVFTYPMSNLQLQRNQFWGQLEPINQVTISRVDVSYNRLSGHISPLFSSVQNLYLNNNRFTGRVPASIVSRLLAANIEVLYLQHNYLTAIEINPTAEIPLSSSLCLQYNCMVPPVQTPCPLKAGKQKTRPTTQCNEYRG; from the coding sequence ATGGCGGTTCTGAAGCAGAGAGGATTAATGGGTTCTTCTTCTATTTGGTTAATGATGATGATTGGAGTTCTTCTACAATGCAATTTCTTCCTTCTCGTGTCTGCAATTTTAGACCCGGTTGATTTCTTGGCTCTTCAATCGATTCGAAAATCGTTAGATGATATGCCCGGTTCGAACTTTTTCTCTACATGGGATTTCACCTCTGATCCTTGTAACTTCGACGGGGTTTATTGCGACGGCGATAAGGTTATCGCCCTCAATCTCGGCGACCCACGTGCTGGTTCACCGGGTCTGTCGGGGCGACTCGACCCGGCAATCGGCAAACTCTCTGCATTGGCTGAACTCAGTATCGTTCCGGGTCGGATCGTCGGTGGTTTGCCTAAAACAATCGCTAATTTAAAAGACCTCCGGTTTCTCGCGATAAGCCGAAACTTTATCTCAGGTGGAATTCCGGCGTCTTGGGGTGGTCTCCGAAATCTGAAAACACTTGATCTCAGTTACAATCAACTAACCGGTTCGATTCCGAAATCGGTCGGTTCATTGCCGGAGCTAACCAATGTCATCCTCTGCCACAACAAACTCTCCGGTACGATTCCTGCTTTTACTTCTCGGTCGTTAATCCGGTTCGACTTGAAAAACAATGCTCTCTCCGGTTCACTCTCTCCAATTTCTCTACCTCCGTCGGTTCAATACCTGTCTCTCTCCTGGAACCGCCTAACCGGCCCAGTGGACCGGCTCCTGAACCGATTGAACCAGTTAAACTACTTAGATTTGAGCATGAACCAGTTCACCGGCACAATACCAGGTCGGGTTTTCACATACCCAATGTCCAATCTTCAATTACAACGAAATCAATTCTGGGGACAGCTCGAGCCAATTAATCAGGTAACAATTTCTAGGGTTGACGTGAGCTACAACCGATTATCCGGTCACATATCGCCGTTATTCTCGTCGGTACAGAATCTTTACCTTAACAACAACCGGTTTACCGGAAGAGTACCGGCAAGTATAGTTAGCCGTTTGTTAGCGGCAAATATTGAAGTATTGTATTTGCAGCATAATTACTTAACTGCCATCGAGATTAATCCAACGGCTGAGATTCCTTTGAGCAGTTCGTTGTGTCTACAGTATAATTGTATGGTCCCACCAGTTCAGACTCCTTGCCCGTTGAAAGCTGGGAAGCAAAAGACAAGGCCTACTACTCAGTGTAACGAGTATAGAGGGTAA
- the LOC139883146 gene encoding protein Brevis radix-like 2, whose amino-acid sequence MLRCIACSKPQLNNGSSLQHQLEVDKEEEEDHVIDTPRTKQAIKNLTAQIKEIALKASGVYRNCKPCSGSSNNKNQNGKCGDSDAASETARFHHAYRRPGSSNSTPRVWAKEMEARLQGLSSGEGTPASISGRMESVIFMEEDEPKEWVAHVEPGVLITFVSLPEGGNDLKRIRFSREMFNKWQAQRWWAENYDKVMELYFVQQFNQQAVPLPTPPRSEDENLRMASAKDSPATPPSKERPRNLHYPPGMGYSSSDSLDQPHMQSHHHHGRDSGGLASTPKLSSISGAKTETSSIDGSARTSFSRDQDHSGELSISNASDMESEWIEQDEPGVYITIRALPGGTRELRRVRFSRELFGEMQARLWWEENRARIQEQYL is encoded by the exons ATGTTGAGGTGCATAGCTTGTTCAAAGCCACAGCTTAACAATGGATCTTCGCTTCAACATCAACTGGAAGttgataaagaagaagaagaagatcatGTCATCGACACTCCGAGAACAAAGCAAGCCATTAAGAATCTCACTGCTCAG ATCAAGGAAATAGCATTGAAGGCATCTGGAGTGTATAGAAACTGCAAGCCGTGTTCAGGGTCGTCGAACAATAAAAACCAGAATGGGAAATGTGGTGATTCCGATGCAGCTTCAGAAACTGCTAGGTTCCATCATGCATACCGTAGACCAGGGAGTTCGAATTCAACACCAAGAGTGTGGGCTAAAGAAATGGAGGCTAGGCTTCAAGGACTATCAAGTGGTGAGGGGACTCCAGCGTCGATTAGTGGGCGGATGGAGTCGGTGATTTTCATGGAGGAAGACGAGCCAAAAGAATGGGTTGCTCATGTGGAGCCAGGTGTTCTGATAACTTTTGTCTCTTTGCCCGAGGGAGGGAATGATCTCAAGCGGATTCGATTCAG CCGTGAAATGTTCAACAAGTGGCAAGCTCAAAGGTGGTGGGCAGAAAACTATGACAAGGTCATGGAGTTGTACTTTGTTCAGCAGTTCAATCAACAAGCAGTGCCACTTCCTACTCCCCCTAGATCTGAAGACGAG AACTTGAGGATGGCGTCTGCCAAGGACAGCCCCGCGACTCCGCCGAGTAAAGAGCGTCCTCGAAACTTGCACTATCCACCAGGGATGGGTTATTCTTCATCAGATTCACTCGATCAACCACATATGCAGTCCCACCACCACCATGGTCGTGACTCAGGTGGTCTTGCCTCGACGCCGAAGCTGTCAAGCATCAGTGGGGCGAAGACGGAGACGTCATCCATAGACGGTTCAGCGAGGACTAGTTTCTCAAGAGACCAAGACCACTCTGGGGAGCTTTCTATCAGCAATGCTAGTGATATGGAATCTGAATGGATTGAACAGGATGAACCAGGTGTATACATCACTATCAGAGCACTTCCTGGAGGCACTCGAGAGCTAAGACGTGTCCGGTTCAG CCGAGAGTTGTTTGGAGAAATGCAAGCGAGGTTGTGGTGGGAAGAGAATCGAGCAAGGATACAAGAACAGTACTTGTAA
- the LOC139883148 gene encoding gibberellin receptor GID1B-like, which produces MAGSNEVNQNESKRVVPLNTWVLIYNFKLAYNLLRRPDGTFNRDLAEFLDRKVPANLNPVDGVFSFDHINKATGLLNRVYRFSTGNDAQLDLEKPLSTTDIVPVIIFFHGGSFTHSSANSAIYDTFCRRLVSLCKAVVVSVNYRRSPEHRYPCAYDDGWAALNWVKSRTWLQSGKDCRTHVYLAGDSSGGNIAHNVAVKAGEEGVEVLGNILLHPMFGGEERTESEKRLDGKYFVTIQDRDWYWRAYLPDGEDRDHPACNPFGPRSRTKLEGLKFPKSLVVVAGLDLVQDWQLGYVQGLQNAGKQVNLLYLKQATIGFYFLPNNDHFYCLMEQIKDFVNPNRQ; this is translated from the exons ATGGCTGGTAGTAATGAAGTCAACCAGAATGAATCTAAG AGGGTTGTTCCACTCAATACATGGGTCCTTATTTACAACTTCAAGCTTGCTTACAATCTCTTGCGTCGGCCAGACGGAACTTTCAACCGAGACTTGGCTGAGTTCCTTGACAGAAAAGTCCCGGCCAACCTGAATCCTGTTGATGGGGTTTTCTCTTTTGATCATATTAATAAAGCCACTGGTCTTCTAAACAGGGTTTACAGATTTTCTACCGGAAATGATGCTCAGTTGGATCTCGAGAAGCCTTTGAGCACGACTGATATTGTTCCGGTCATAATATTTTTCCACGGTGGAAGCTTCACTCATTCCTCTGCTAATAGTGCAATCTACGACACATTCTGCCGGCGCCTTGTTAGCCTTTGTAAAGCTGTTGTAGTTTCCGTTAACTATCGGAGATCGCCGGAACATAGATACCCTTGTGCATATGATGATGGCTGGGCAGCTTTAAACTGGGTGAAGTCGAGAACGTGGCTTCAGAGCGGAAAAGACTGTAGAACCCATGTATATCTGGCTGGAGACAGCTCCGGTGGTAACATAGCGCATAATGTCGCGGTGAAGGCAGGCGAGGAAGGCGTTGAGGTGTTAGGTAACATCCTTCTCCATCCAATGTTTGGCGGAGAAGAGAGGACGGAATCGGAAAAGAGATTGGATGGGAAATATTTTGTGACAATACAAGACCGAGATTGGTATTGGAGAGCTTATCTTCCTGATGGAGAAGATAGAGACCATCCGGCTTGTAATCCTTTCGGTCCGAGGAGTAGAACAAAGCTGGAAGGGCTCAAGTTTCCGAAAAGTCTTGTCGTTGTTGCTGGCTTGGATCTTGTTCAAGACTGGCAGTTAGGATATGTCCAAGGCCTCCAAAATGCTGGGAAACAAGTGAACTTGCTTTATCTGAAGCAGGCTACCATAGGATTCTACTTCTTGCCAAATAACGATCACTTCTACTGTCTCATGGAACAGATCAAGGATTTCGTTAATCCTAACCGTCAATAG